The proteins below come from a single Tribolium castaneum strain GA2 chromosome 9, icTriCast1.1, whole genome shotgun sequence genomic window:
- the LOC658985 gene encoding uncharacterized protein LOC658985 isoform X6, giving the protein MFVETKKMVPPDGGWGWIVVIGVSVVNLCTRSIEPSFGLLFGDLLKELKVETTGAALIMSTLDALINFSGLFVGPLIRAFSYRKVSLVGSALCALGLILTYPANSMAHILATYSIINGLGVGLTASSTFVALNNYFVKKRGQAVGLSLAGTAFGMMLMPQAVKLLLEEFSFRGTILILGAFALNAIVGSSLLQPAKWHFVPEIKDEEEGYHQRISFFFASNEEMETIKETEDEDLDLHEAQTLINTKGMSELAVKTLEELTKQPGLSRKSTFPRNFSTMSFLGSKRRKPSQDSIVSSYSRLDFTGSSLQLHLEQNESDSSSSSATHLRRNMSYPGVQLTSHKKILAEFSKSPLKFQAEKKKKNMWKKIVDFMDFDLLKDPIYLNLVFGLSIFYVAEQNFKMVTPFFFENIGYKKADVALFLSVQAFTDILARLILPPICDRINVSKRTLFMTGIFVLGICRSVLAEQTDWTPIMVWLVICGFFRGAALINFTITISEYSSLEKLPAAFGLHMVGKGLFVVAIGPILGIIRDTTKSYPICLHSQTFLILVCCVAWSIEYAFRFLRTRSVESDTDTSTT; this is encoded by the exons ATGTTCGTGGAAACAAAGAAAATGGTCCCTCCAGATGGCGGATGGGGGTGGATCGTCGTCATAGGAGTCAGTGTCGTTAAT tTATGTACTCGTTCAATCGAGCCTTCTTTCGGTTTACTCTTCGGCGACTTGCTGAAAGAACTGAAGGTTGAAACGACCGGAGCCGCTCTTATAATGAGCACTTTGGACGCATTGATCAACTTTTCAGGACTTTTCGTAGGACCTCTAATCCGTGCCTTCTCATATCGTAAAGTTTCCCTCGTTGGATCAGCTTTATGCGCCCTCGGGCTGATCTTGACCTATCCCGCCAACAGTATGGCGCACATCCTTGCTACGTACAGTATTATCAACG gTTTAGGAGTAGGTTTAACCGCATCTTCGACTTTCGTCGCACTGAACAACTATTTCGTGAAAAAGCGAGGTCAAGCCGTGGGTCTTTCGCTGGCAGGGACGGCTTTTGGCATGATGTTGATGCCACAAGCCGTCAAGTTGCTCTTAGAAGAGTTCAGTTTTCGCGGgacgattttaattttgggaGCATTTGCTCTGAATGCGATTGTTGGGTCCTCGTTGCTACAACCGGCGAAGTGGCATTTCGTGCCCGAAATCAAGGACGAGGAAGAAGGTTATCATCAG AGAATCTCCTTCTTTTTTGCGTCAAACGAG GAAATGGAGACGATCAAAGAAACAGAAGACGAAGATCTCGACTTGCACGAAGCACAAACTTTGATCAATACGAAAGGAATGTCCGAATTGGCTGTGAAAACGTTAGAAGAATTGACAAAACAGCCAGGCTTGTCGCGAAAGTCGACTTTTCCTCGAAATTTTTCGACGATGAGTTTTCTCGGGAGCAAAAGACGGAAACCGTCGCAGGATTCGATCGTTTCAAGTTACTCGCGATTGGATTTTACCGGTTCCAGTCTTCAATTACATCTAgag cAAAACGAATCCGATTCGAGTTCGAGTTCCGCCACTCATCTTCGCCGCAACATGAGTTATCCAGGCGTTCAGCTCACTTCGCACAAGAAAATCTTAGCCGAATTCTCCAAATCGCCGCTGAAGTTTCAAGCcgagaagaagaagaagaacaTGTGGAAAAAAATCGTCGACTTTATGGATTTCGATTTGTTAAAAGATCCCATCTACTTGAACCTGGTTTTTGGTTTGTCGATTTTCTACGTGGCTGAGcagaattttaaaatggtGACACCGTTCTTCTTCGAAAATATCGGCTACAAAAAAGCGGACGTAGCGCTGTTTTTATCCGTCCAAGCGTTCACTGATATCCTGGCAAGGCTGATTCTGCCGCCGATCTGCGACAGGATCAACGTGTCGAAAAGGACACTTTTCATGACCGGGATTTTTGTTTTGGGTATTTGTCGATcag TCCTCGCTGAACAGACCGATTGGACCCCTATTATGGTTTGGTTGGTCATTTGTGGGTTCTTCAGGGGGGCTGCCCTCATTAATTTCACAATCACGATATCGGAATATTCCTCTTTGGAGAAACTACCAGCGGCTTTCGGGCTACACATGGTGGGGAAGGGGCTGTTTGTCGTGGCAATTGGCCCCATTTTAG GTATCATAAGGGACACGACCAAGAGTTACCCGATCTGTCTTCATTCGCAAACTTTTCTTATTCTTGTCTGCTGCGTGGCTTGGAGCATCGAATATGCTTTCAGGTTTCTCAGAACTAGGAGTGTGGAGTCGGACACGGACACCTCGACCACATGA
- the LOC658985 gene encoding uncharacterized protein LOC658985 isoform X7 encodes MFVETKKMVPPDGGWGWIVVIGVSVVNLCTRSIEPSFGLLFGDLLKELKVETTGAALIMSTLDALINFSGLFVGPLIRAFSYRKVSLVGSALCALGLILTYPANSMAHILATYSIINGLGVGLTASSTFVALNNYFVKKRGQAVGLSLAGTAFGMMLMPQAVKLLLEEFSFRGTILILGAFALNAIVGSSLLQPAKWHFVPEIKDEEEGYHQEMETIKETEDEDLDLHEAQTLINTKGMSELAVKTLEELTKQPGLSRKSTFPRNFSTMSFLGSKRRKPSQDSIVSSYSRLDFTGSSLQLHLEQNESDSSSSSATHLRRNMSYPGVQLTSHKKILAEFSKSPLKFQAEKKKKNMWKKIVDFMDFDLLKDPIYLNLVFGLSIFYVAEQNFKMVTPFFFENIGYKKADVALFLSVQAFTDILARLILPPICDRINVSKRTLFMTGIFVLGICRSVLAEQTDWTPIMVWLVICGFFRGAALINFTITISEYSSLEKLPAAFGLHMVGKGLFVVAIGPILGIIRDTTKSYPICLHSQTFLILVCCVAWSIEYAFRFLRTRSVESDTDTSTT; translated from the exons ATGTTCGTGGAAACAAAGAAAATGGTCCCTCCAGATGGCGGATGGGGGTGGATCGTCGTCATAGGAGTCAGTGTCGTTAAT tTATGTACTCGTTCAATCGAGCCTTCTTTCGGTTTACTCTTCGGCGACTTGCTGAAAGAACTGAAGGTTGAAACGACCGGAGCCGCTCTTATAATGAGCACTTTGGACGCATTGATCAACTTTTCAGGACTTTTCGTAGGACCTCTAATCCGTGCCTTCTCATATCGTAAAGTTTCCCTCGTTGGATCAGCTTTATGCGCCCTCGGGCTGATCTTGACCTATCCCGCCAACAGTATGGCGCACATCCTTGCTACGTACAGTATTATCAACG gTTTAGGAGTAGGTTTAACCGCATCTTCGACTTTCGTCGCACTGAACAACTATTTCGTGAAAAAGCGAGGTCAAGCCGTGGGTCTTTCGCTGGCAGGGACGGCTTTTGGCATGATGTTGATGCCACAAGCCGTCAAGTTGCTCTTAGAAGAGTTCAGTTTTCGCGGgacgattttaattttgggaGCATTTGCTCTGAATGCGATTGTTGGGTCCTCGTTGCTACAACCGGCGAAGTGGCATTTCGTGCCCGAAATCAAGGACGAGGAAGAAGGTTATCATCAG GAAATGGAGACGATCAAAGAAACAGAAGACGAAGATCTCGACTTGCACGAAGCACAAACTTTGATCAATACGAAAGGAATGTCCGAATTGGCTGTGAAAACGTTAGAAGAATTGACAAAACAGCCAGGCTTGTCGCGAAAGTCGACTTTTCCTCGAAATTTTTCGACGATGAGTTTTCTCGGGAGCAAAAGACGGAAACCGTCGCAGGATTCGATCGTTTCAAGTTACTCGCGATTGGATTTTACCGGTTCCAGTCTTCAATTACATCTAgag cAAAACGAATCCGATTCGAGTTCGAGTTCCGCCACTCATCTTCGCCGCAACATGAGTTATCCAGGCGTTCAGCTCACTTCGCACAAGAAAATCTTAGCCGAATTCTCCAAATCGCCGCTGAAGTTTCAAGCcgagaagaagaagaagaacaTGTGGAAAAAAATCGTCGACTTTATGGATTTCGATTTGTTAAAAGATCCCATCTACTTGAACCTGGTTTTTGGTTTGTCGATTTTCTACGTGGCTGAGcagaattttaaaatggtGACACCGTTCTTCTTCGAAAATATCGGCTACAAAAAAGCGGACGTAGCGCTGTTTTTATCCGTCCAAGCGTTCACTGATATCCTGGCAAGGCTGATTCTGCCGCCGATCTGCGACAGGATCAACGTGTCGAAAAGGACACTTTTCATGACCGGGATTTTTGTTTTGGGTATTTGTCGATcag TCCTCGCTGAACAGACCGATTGGACCCCTATTATGGTTTGGTTGGTCATTTGTGGGTTCTTCAGGGGGGCTGCCCTCATTAATTTCACAATCACGATATCGGAATATTCCTCTTTGGAGAAACTACCAGCGGCTTTCGGGCTACACATGGTGGGGAAGGGGCTGTTTGTCGTGGCAATTGGCCCCATTTTAG GTATCATAAGGGACACGACCAAGAGTTACCCGATCTGTCTTCATTCGCAAACTTTTCTTATTCTTGTCTGCTGCGTGGCTTGGAGCATCGAATATGCTTTCAGGTTTCTCAGAACTAGGAGTGTGGAGTCGGACACGGACACCTCGACCACATGA